The Corvus moneduloides isolate bCorMon1 chromosome 4, bCorMon1.pri, whole genome shotgun sequence genomic interval GGAAGGACCCTCACACTCTGTTGCCGTTGccttggggagagggagggTAACAAGAGGCTTAGTGGTGCATGAGTtgcactgcctgcagctgatTGAATTGCAAGGGATTAGCAACCTCTAATGAGTTGTGAAGTGAAAGCCAGAGGCTTGCTTGAGGAAGAAGTTTTTACTTGGAAGATGAAGAAATACGTCTGTTTtgacacaaaataaaatgtaataagGTGAGGAAAATATAAGGAATGgcaccttttaaaaattcttaagCAGGATAGATCTTACTAGGCTTAAATTTTGTTCAGAACTAAATGCTCAGACACATTGGGGAGAGGTtggtaatttcatttttttttttttttaaatggaaggaGAAACTGAAGGAGAAGTGCAAGGAGTGTCCTATCATTGAGTTCTCTTTGTTACTTCTGTCCTGCCTCTGTACTAAGAACGTTTGCATAAAACAAAAGCTAGTGACTGACATAACCTACTTGATCCCTCAATTCCCTGGTTATGAAAATACAAGCTTCACTCTAGCAAAGTTTAAAGCACTTactaaaattacatttttagatGTCTTGGGCTAGTTCTAAATTGTTCCTTTACTAGGCCACTTGTGCTCTTGTTAGCTGaatttggcaggaaaaaaaaataaagttggtGCTCAATAATGAGGGTCATTTCTCTTGGCAGCTGGTGCTTATATACCTGTAAATAAGGCTATGGGTTATTTTCAGATGAGGGCTTAGTTtgagttttgttggtttggtttcttgAAAAGACATTTAGCTCCATGGATTTTGAATTTGCAGAGCAGGTAATGTGCTGCAAAGACAGTCCCTGTGGCTTGTGGACTTTTGAGGAGGAtaaagaaaggaagcagaaagttTTGTAGGCCTTTGTGCACTGTTTCATTTGAACATAATTGCAGTTCAAGGCACTCACAGTCTGGAGGGATACACGTCCTGTAAGCTTCTGTATCCATGGGAGGACTACACAGGTGCAACAAATGCCTTGGAAGTGAAACATCTTCTGTTGCAGTTGGAAAAAACTTTGGAAATAAAGCCCTTGCTACATCGCTTGCTGTAAGGGTTGTGAAATCAGCTGTGCATGTCTGACTCTGTTATTCATTGTAGCTTTTTTAGAGAGTCTCTTTGCAGATCCTGAGTTCAAAGCCATGGTCTGAGACAtcattctgctttctgctggaTTGGCTTTTTTGGAGAACCAATGAGCCTTCAGCACCACAGTGATCCTGTAGAGAGGAAGTGCCTGTTCTGGAGTTGtagggaaaagcagctgcacGAGCCAAGTGGCAGTGGGATCCTTGCTCAGTGTAAAGGGGATGAGAAGATTTTGGAAGCTATGTCAAACAATTGGTGGCTTGAACTCTCTATTTTGAGCTATTTGCAATAGTGGAGCAAGGCTACTGTGATTGAAATTTGAGTCCTAGAGCAGGACAGTGATGTACTGAGCAGAAAATGGATCTTGATGACTTAATACCACCAGCTGATGAGATGAATAATTAATATCTTAAGGTTTTAAAATGTCATAGAAATTACTCAGGGCTTCATTATATTTCCTGACTAATGTCAAAATATAGCCGAACTTTGAAGAATAATGTAAGTTTTGACTTGTAAATGGTGACTTTAGTAGGACCACAAAGGTCCTTACAATTCATCAATTATACACTGCCACTTTCATGCCAGTAGTGCCTATGTACAGTTCTTgttcagaaaaaacccacattatTTTAATAGTATGTGTAAATAGAGGTGTTACAGATtcaatttcaggaaaaattgCTGTAAGAATCTGGACTGAAATTTTGAAACTGCTAAAAGGTAAAACAGCTCGTATGGACTCCTGAGCCTTTCTGAGATAACCTGAAGTGGGGCTATAATAAAGAACTAGAGAGCAGTAGtagtaaatgaaataaatattctaaaCAGAGCTGTAGGTCATGTCCTGACCAGGTCAAGATGCCTGAGTGGATGTGTGAAATGTTCACATTTCAGCCCCGTTTCAGTTGTTttacactggagagaagggcagAGTTTCAACCATCAGAATTTCCATCAGAATTATACAGGAAGCTCTGTGTAAGTCTCATGTTTCTTGGTAAAAAACTTAATGGAAACTCCAAAACAGAGTATTGAGAGTATGTGTGGCTCCATTTGAGGGCTCTTGGGCATCACTTGCCACAGGTGCAGTGCATAACTAAGATCAATAAATTCTGCTGTGACATGGATGGTAAAAGCATTGCACTGTTACACAGCACACGACTGCTGACACTTTTCATCACAGAAAACGGGGGCTGGGGCATTAAGAGATGGCAGCAATCCAGTTTACTGGTACAGTTACGTGAGCACTAGATGGGGCTGTTGCTCCacataattttctgaaaattcacGGGCACACCCCTGTGACAGGAAATAAAGGTGCTGCAATGTGGGCTatctgggctctgctgcaggctcTAGGGGGGCTGAAATGGGGTAGATGGTGAATAATAACCCaataaatgaagaaattcaaccttaaatttaaaaaaaccaacaaagtaAAAGTATAAATAACTTGCTGTATAGCTTTTCTAGGAATAAGCACTGCTGCCTATCCCTAACTTTCCTCTCGTAATCATCACAtaactgggaagaaaatcttGGGGAGAAGTGAAGACCTACCCACTGGAAATTCAAATGTGGCGTTCAAAGTTTGTTCTTTACCATTTGTACCTCTGTAAATACTTGgtgccattaaaaaaagaaacaaagttaaATTGCTTCCatattttttacttcagtgtGGATAAACATTCTGTCTGAATTTAGTTCCACCAATCTCAAAGAAATACACAGTCTAAAAATTGTCAAACTTTTAGAGATCATTTATATGTGATTTAAATCATTAAATACCTCTTCAGAGGAGATGGAGATGCTCTCACTTGCTACATGGTACTTACTTTCTAGTTAAAAGAGACTGATTTTAATGAAAGGGAAGATCCTTAAAACTTGTTGCACTGATTTCCATCTCAGATAAATTACTCATTTATGTATAACCACAAGCCATGAGGTAGTGCTCTTAATCCACATCCTGactaaaaaagtaatttttttgtccttttctcaTATTGCACAGTAAGAACATATGGAGAGAAGCACGTTTTATAACATGGTTAGTTTGGTTTCTGCAGCAATGCCACCACACACACTGCAGTCTATAATGGTAcaaattttttaattcagtaagTCATGCCACCTTCCGAGGGTTTGAGAAGAACAATCTTTCTGGGGAAACCAGTTCAAAGAAATGGTTAAAAATctaatggaagaaaattaaacacGTGCAGATGATCTATCTAAATAATAAAGCTATGTAATTGAACACCTAGATGAtcccaaataaaaccaacacAGTCTATCTGCAAATCTAGAACTTCACCtgcttttcatttggaaaaacaaGCAATTCTTCAGTGTTCTTTGAAAGGCATGGGCTGGTGCAATGGCACTGTGATAGTCCTCTACAGCACccctgctcccccatccccccagCTTGTTCAGGTCTCAAAGAATTCACTCCAGACCATGGAGTGAGTATGATCTTCCAGGGAGAAGGACAGAGGGTGTGTAAATTGTGAGTGCAAACACTACAGGGATTACTGATGGGCATCATAGGAATACACACATTGCTGCCTTTTACCCTCAACAATACAAAGCTGTATGTGTAATCTCGTTAAAATACTTCCACAGATGTACACAAATAAGTAGTTCTTAGCAAGAGGAAAGCCAATCCATTTCCCACAGTGGCTGGGAAACCTCcacagctggaaggaaaaaagacctAAGGGATTTTCCAAGGGTTGTTGTTCTGCCAGTGTGACCAAATTcagtttattcctttttttgccCTTCACCTCTAGATTCCATCAGCACctcttgccttttcttctccatgtgCTCTTTGCACCTCAGGAAGGCATCTTCCAAGTGCTGCATGGTGGTGGTCAGGGCTGGGTTGGTCCGGATGGCTGTGCAGTCATAGACTATCTGGGTTGCCCACACTGCAAACACAACAGATATTACTAAACCAGGAATTCTggccagaaaaaaagcaatggcTGATTCAatacacaaaattaattattatcaGTTCAGATCTCAGAGAAGACTGTAAGATAAAATGCAAACTGCCTGCAGTAATACTCAAGACTAAATAGACTGTTCAGTATTACTTCTTTATAAATACCTCAAAGTACTCCATAATGGAAGTATACTGATGTAAATTACAAAAGGGGGATGGACACTTCACCTAAAAATCACAATAAAACAGATAATCAAATAGAGTCAAGAGACTGTTgtaaaatatatgaatattATATAAGGAACCCTCTCTCCAGACCAGTTACAGCTTGGGTTAGATGAGGAAGAGTAAGATCAAGGAGACTGCAACATagagatgaaatattttacGGACAACTTAAGTAATGAAATTGATCttgaaataatgaataattaaataatgaaattgaTTTTGAAATAATGAGTATCTGATAAAGCTGAGCAAATAGTTTTAGCACTTATGTGCTAAACTTATGTACACTTACGTACATTCCCTCTTATTTTACCAAGAATTCACTGTAGTGCACGGACCTGGGAGGTGGTATGTACCAATTTTTGAGAACTAAGTCTCATTTtatatactgtattttaataattgtACATAAAACACCTTAGTAGTGTTTCTGTTTTTAACCAACACTCTGAACTGCTTAAGCATCCATCACCTATCGATTTTTCGTTCTGAGCCATCTGAACCATCTAAATTATTTGCATACTTTTTCACAATTAAGAACAAGGGCATTAGTTGATGGTGATTGTCTTCATTTACGTTTCTATCACACAGAAGTTTAcggaagaaatataaaaaataaatcttcagtGTCTTTAGTACAAAAATCTATGTCATTCTTAATAAAGACCTGCACCTGTtagattttccattttctccagaAGTTCCTCTGTGCTCTTTTTAAAGTTCTCCCTCGTCTTTCCATCATCATTGTTTCCTTGCTGAAATTCTGATTCAGCCATCTATAAGGAAACCAGGAATTTCCTACTTTATTTTACTCTAAAATGAGTTGATTTTCACAGATGAGACAAAGTAAcattgcaataaaaaataaaataaaaataagcatatACATTTTAGATTTACAAGTGAATTCAGCAAGAATCTGACCTGAAGGCTACTGGTCATCACCTGTGTGCTGCATATTATTTTCAatctattttgaaattaatttaagtaGAAAGAATTAGCTCAAATATGCTGTGCTTGTGCcaaataaagattttttgtATCAGTAATAACAGATCATTTTGTCAAACCCTTCAGTAGCAAA includes:
- the SYCE3 gene encoding synaptonemal complex central element protein 3, coding for MAESEFQQGNNDDGKTRENFKKSTEELLEKMENLTVWATQIVYDCTAIRTNPALTTTMQHLEDAFLRCKEHMEKKRQEVLMESRGEGQKKE